Proteins from a single region of Parasedimentitalea psychrophila:
- the proB gene encoding glutamate 5-kinase, with protein MASLSSAKRIVVKIGSTLLVDRDEGVLRAEWLRALAEDVAWLRQQDIDVILVSSGSIALGRAVLGLSGADLPLEQSQAAAAVGQIRLARAYEAALEPHGINTAQVLVTLEDSENRRRYLNSRATLETLLGFGVVPIVNENDTIATDEIRYGDNDRLAAQVAVTTGADCLILLSDVDGFYSANPALDPKAIRYDRIEQITPEIEAMAGEGVSGLSKGGMITKLMAAKVATAAGCAMAITEGFHSNPLKMLDDGAPCTWFAAHTDPQTARKRWIAAMKPRGEITIDIGAARALKSGKSLLPAGVTHVQGNFGRGEPLAILDTTGHKLGQGLSRYTGAEARAISGLQSYQIETTLGYPGRAALIHRDDMAL; from the coding sequence TTGGCGTCCCTAAGCAGCGCAAAACGCATCGTTGTCAAAATTGGCTCTACCTTGCTGGTTGACCGCGATGAGGGGGTTTTGCGTGCCGAATGGCTGCGGGCTCTTGCGGAAGATGTCGCTTGGCTGCGACAGCAAGATATCGACGTTATCCTGGTGTCGTCCGGCTCCATCGCCCTGGGCCGGGCTGTCCTTGGGCTGTCTGGCGCGGATCTTCCGCTGGAGCAGTCGCAAGCGGCTGCGGCTGTGGGCCAGATCAGGCTGGCGCGGGCCTATGAAGCAGCACTGGAGCCGCATGGGATCAACACCGCTCAGGTTCTGGTGACGCTGGAGGACAGTGAAAACCGTCGCCGCTACCTGAATTCCCGTGCCACCCTTGAGACCCTGTTGGGGTTTGGAGTGGTGCCGATTGTCAATGAAAACGACACCATTGCAACCGACGAAATCCGCTATGGTGACAATGACAGGCTGGCGGCCCAGGTCGCAGTGACGACGGGTGCCGATTGCCTGATCCTGCTGTCTGACGTCGATGGATTTTACAGCGCCAATCCGGCGCTGGATCCAAAGGCCATCCGTTACGATAGGATTGAGCAGATTACGCCAGAGATCGAAGCCATGGCCGGGGAGGGTGTCTCCGGGCTGTCCAAGGGCGGAATGATCACGAAACTGATGGCAGCCAAAGTGGCCACAGCAGCAGGTTGCGCCATGGCCATCACAGAAGGTTTCCACTCAAACCCATTGAAAATGCTGGACGACGGTGCGCCTTGCACCTGGTTTGCTGCGCATACGGACCCCCAGACCGCCCGCAAACGTTGGATCGCAGCGATGAAACCGCGCGGCGAAATCACCATCGACATCGGCGCCGCAAGGGCTTTGAAGTCCGGCAAAAGTCTGCTGCCGGCAGGGGTCACCCATGTGCAGGGCAATTTTGGCCGTGGTGAACCACTGGCCATTCTCGACACAACCGGGCACAAACTGGGGCAAGGGTTAAGCCGTTACACCGGCGCCGAGGCCCGCGCCATTTCAGGGCTGCAGTCGTACCAGATCGAGACCACGCTCGGCTATCCCGGCCGCGCCGCCC
- the obgE gene encoding GTPase ObgE gives MKFLDLAKVYIRSGGGGNGCISFRREKNAEYGGPNGGDGGKGGTVWVEVVDGLNTLIDFRYQQHFFAKSGQSGMGQQRTGKDGDNIVLRVPVGTEILDEDQETVIADLTEVGQRIQLAKGGNGGFGNLHFKSATNQAPRRANPGQEGVERTIWLKLKLIADAGLLGLPNAGKSTFLAASSNARPKIADYPFTTLHPNLGVVGIDNAEFVIADIPGLIAGAHEGRGIGDRFLGHVERCSLLLHLVDGTSDTIAEDYRTIIGELEAYGGELATKTRVTALNKIDALDDEERAAAQAELEAAVGGPVLLMSGVSREGLPEVLRAVRAEIEADRIRSKPAEEAESWRP, from the coding sequence ATATGGCGGCCCTAACGGCGGCGATGGCGGCAAAGGCGGCACCGTCTGGGTCGAGGTTGTCGATGGCTTGAACACGCTGATTGATTTTCGCTATCAGCAGCACTTCTTTGCCAAAAGCGGCCAAAGCGGCATGGGCCAGCAGCGCACCGGTAAAGATGGCGACAACATTGTATTGCGGGTCCCGGTCGGCACCGAAATTTTGGACGAAGATCAGGAAACCGTGATTGCCGATCTGACTGAAGTTGGTCAGCGCATCCAATTGGCCAAGGGCGGCAATGGCGGCTTTGGCAATCTTCACTTCAAAAGTGCAACCAATCAGGCCCCACGGCGCGCCAACCCCGGCCAGGAAGGCGTGGAACGTACCATTTGGCTGAAGCTGAAGCTGATTGCCGATGCCGGCCTGTTGGGTCTGCCGAACGCAGGGAAATCCACCTTTCTGGCGGCCAGTTCCAATGCGCGGCCAAAAATTGCCGACTACCCGTTCACCACATTGCACCCGAACCTCGGGGTGGTTGGCATTGATAATGCTGAATTTGTCATTGCCGACATTCCTGGCTTGATTGCCGGAGCCCATGAGGGACGCGGGATTGGTGATCGTTTTCTGGGCCATGTGGAACGCTGCTCGCTGCTGCTGCATCTGGTTGATGGGACCTCTGACACAATTGCTGAGGACTACCGGACAATCATTGGCGAGCTAGAGGCCTATGGCGGCGAACTGGCCACCAAGACCAGGGTCACGGCGCTAAACAAAATCGACGCTCTTGACGATGAGGAACGCGCCGCAGCTCAGGCCGAACTGGAGGCCGCGGTTGGCGGCCCGGTGCTGCTGATGTCCGGCGTCAGCCGCGAAGGTCTGCCCGAGGTATTGCGGGCTGTGAGAGCAGAAATCGAAGCTGACCGCATCCGGTCAAAACCCGCTGAGGAGGCGGAGAGTTGGCGTCCCTAA